The genome window AATCACTCGTTTTATATCGCCACTTTAGATCACAAAATTATAGGTTGTGGTGGATTTAAAATAGATACAATTCAATCAGATATCACTGAATTTAAAAGCTTTTTTGTTCATCCTGATTATGCAAAACAAGGCATCGGATCATTATTATTAGAATATTGTATATCATTATGCAAAAAGCTTTCATTAAAGAAAATAGTATTGACCTCAACCCTCTCAGGTGTTCCATTGTATCACAAGTTTGGATTTGAAAAGATAAAGTCTAATCAAATACTATTGTCGAATAATGATTATTTTGAAGTGATAGAAATGCAACGCTCTCTATAAAAAAGTGAAGAATAAGCCATTAGCTTTAGGGCTATAAGGTCATTACAAGCTCAACTTTCATCACTACAACTCATTACTTCCACTTCTTCTTTTTTCATTTGTTCCATCCCCCAATTTCCTAAATATTCAATAAATGGGATAAGTTCTTTTCCTTTATTACTTAAAGTATATTCCACTTTGGGAGGCACTTCCTGATATACTTTTCTAAAGATCAAATCATCATATTCTAATTCACGCAGCGTTTGGGTTAACATTTTAGGAGAGATATCAGGTAAAGCCCGACGAAGTTCACCGTAGCGTAAAACCTCCCCGCTGTGTAATGCCCATAGTATCCTTCCTTTATATTTTCCACCGATGCGTTTAAATCCATAATCTATCCCACAGACTGCTTTTTTATTATTTTTATCCATTTTTTACCTACTGATTTTCAACATTAATACCCTTTTGG of Flammeovirga agarivorans contains these proteins:
- a CDS encoding GNAT family N-acetyltransferase, whose product is MDIQIQQAKINSIHKINEMIDISVNVLQKKYYKESTIIVGKELIQGIEDLILNHSFYIATLDHKIIGCGGFKIDTIQSDITEFKSFFVHPDYAKQGIGSLLLEYCISLCKKLSLKKIVLTSTLSGVPLYHKFGFEKIKSNQILLSNNDYFEVIEMQRSL
- a CDS encoding winged helix-turn-helix transcriptional regulator; translated protein: MDKNNKKAVCGIDYGFKRIGGKYKGRILWALHSGEVLRYGELRRALPDISPKMLTQTLRELEYDDLIFRKVYQEVPPKVEYTLSNKGKELIPFIEYLGNWGMEQMKKEEVEVMSCSDES